From one uncultured Methanobrevibacter sp. genomic stretch:
- the cobK gene encoding precorrin-6A reductase: MKIFLLGGTKDSINIIRHIKDNYDSYILTTTTTEYGARLANEGGSDETIARPLPKDEIIQIIKDNDYDILIDATHPFASHITQTSVSIAQEMKIPYIRFERPTTDFNDIDTSHIHYVNSFDEAGKLIQDEFDEGNVLHFAGANTMADILKYVSVDRFYPRILKVESSIEKCEKLGVDPDHIIPMKGAASLEENIELIEKYDAKVMITKESGEIGGVVEKIEAAGKKDVAVIMIQRPKIDDLNENDIVSNLDELDTKLKSFF; encoded by the coding sequence ATGAAGATATTTCTGCTTGGAGGAACCAAGGATTCCATTAACATAATCAGACACATCAAAGATAATTATGATTCATACATTCTGACAACCACCACCACAGAATATGGTGCAAGACTGGCCAATGAAGGCGGAAGCGATGAGACAATAGCCCGCCCACTTCCAAAAGATGAAATTATCCAAATAATCAAGGATAATGACTATGATATTTTAATCGATGCAACACATCCGTTTGCATCACACATCACACAGACCAGCGTAAGCATCGCACAAGAGATGAAAATACCATATATCCGCTTTGAAAGACCCACCACAGACTTCAATGATATTGATACATCACACATCCATTACGTAAATTCATTTGATGAAGCAGGAAAATTGATTCAAGATGAATTTGATGAAGGTAATGTGCTGCATTTTGCAGGAGCAAACACCATGGCAGACATCCTGAAGTATGTTTCAGTCGACAGGTTCTATCCAAGAATCCTGAAAGTTGAAAGCTCAATTGAAAAGTGTGAAAAACTGGGAGTGGATCCGGACCATATCATTCCAATGAAAGGTGCCGCAAGCCTTGAAGAAAACATTGAACTGATTGAAAAGTATGATGCAAAGGTAATGATTACAAAGGAAAGCGGTGAAATCGGTGGAGTGGTTGAAAAGATTGAAGCTGCAGGCAAAAAGGATGTTGCGGTCATAATGATTCAAAGACCTAAAATTGATGATTTGAATGAAAATGATATAGTGTCTAACCTTGATGAACTGGACACTAAATTAAAAAGCTTTTTTTAA
- a CDS encoding SDR family oxidoreductase: MKDPKFDRLELPPTLLTKYNAESIEAFAKKASELGDIKYYIHTAGASPNQASPEHIINLDLVATSVAIDIFGKYMAKGGAGLIISSQTGYMMDIPAEIENQIALASTDELKDLDFIKNDAMVNSGVAYVVAKRANHLKVRTAAATTWADRGARINSISPGIIVTPLAYDEFASAGDAYQEMINSSPAKRVGTSEEIARAAEFLLNDDSSFITGIDLLVDGGVIASLSSGRYSLELQ; encoded by the coding sequence ATGAAAGATCCCAAATTTGACAGATTGGAACTTCCACCAACGTTATTGACAAAATACAATGCGGAATCCATTGAAGCTTTTGCTAAAAAAGCCAGTGAACTTGGAGACATAAAATATTACATACACACTGCAGGCGCATCACCAAACCAGGCAAGCCCAGAACATATCATAAACCTTGATCTTGTTGCAACATCAGTTGCAATAGACATATTCGGAAAATACATGGCCAAAGGTGGTGCGGGACTCATCATATCAAGCCAAACCGGATACATGATGGACATTCCGGCAGAAATAGAAAATCAAATCGCATTAGCATCAACTGATGAGTTAAAAGATTTGGATTTCATTAAAAATGATGCAATGGTCAACTCAGGTGTTGCATATGTGGTTGCAAAAAGAGCAAACCATCTGAAAGTCAGAACCGCAGCCGCAACAACATGGGCAGACAGAGGCGCCAGGATAAACTCCATCTCACCTGGAATAATTGTCACTCCACTTGCTTATGATGAATTTGCATCAGCAGGAGATGCATATCAGGAAATGATCAATTCTTCCCCTGCAAAAAGAGTGGGAACATCAGAAGAAATTGCAAGAGCCGCAGAATTCCTATTAAATGATGATTCATCATTCATTACCGGAATTGACTTATTGGTTGATGGTGGAGTAATAGCTTCACTGTCAAGCGGAAGATACTCATTAGAACTTCAATAG
- the gdhA gene encoding NADP-specific glutamate dehydrogenase, translated as MSYVDEVIETIIAQNPSEPEFHQAVREVLESLRVVIEENEEEYRKNALLERLTNPERQFKFRVPWVDDNGQVQVNTGYRVQFNSAIGPYKGGLRFHPSVNVGIIKFLGFEQIFKNSLTGLPIGGGKGGSDFDPKGKSDREIMAFCQSFMTELCKYIGADTDVPAGDIGVGGREIGFLFGQYKRIRGLYEGVLTGKGLTFGGSLARTEATGYGLLYFTNAMLKANDIDIAGKTILVSGAGNVAIYAIEKAQQLGGKPVTCSDSTGWIYDPEGIDVALLKEVKEVKRERLTAYAEARPSAEYHEGKGVWTVKADIALPCATQNELQLEDAKNLVANGIVAVAEGANMPTTIEATEYLQENGVLFAPGKASNAGGVATSALEMSQNSQRLSWTFEEVDSRLQGIMENIFANVAEAAAEYDMDKNYVAGANIAGFKKVVDAMNAQGIV; from the coding sequence TTGTCATACGTAGATGAAGTAATTGAAACTATAATAGCACAAAACCCTTCAGAACCAGAATTTCACCAAGCAGTACGTGAAGTTTTAGAATCCTTAAGGGTTGTAATTGAAGAAAACGAAGAAGAATACAGAAAAAACGCTCTTCTTGAAAGATTAACTAACCCAGAAAGACAATTCAAATTCCGTGTTCCATGGGTAGACGACAACGGTCAAGTACAAGTAAACACCGGTTACAGAGTACAATTCAACTCAGCAATCGGACCATACAAAGGAGGATTACGTTTCCACCCTTCAGTAAATGTCGGAATTATCAAGTTCTTAGGTTTCGAACAAATCTTCAAAAACTCCTTAACCGGACTTCCAATTGGTGGAGGTAAAGGTGGATCAGACTTCGATCCAAAAGGAAAATCAGACAGAGAAATCATGGCATTCTGTCAAAGTTTCATGACCGAATTATGCAAATACATCGGAGCAGACACTGACGTACCTGCAGGGGACATCGGTGTAGGTGGCCGAGAAATCGGTTTCTTATTCGGACAATACAAAAGAATTAGAGGATTATACGAAGGAGTATTGACTGGTAAAGGATTAACCTTCGGAGGATCCCTTGCAAGAACCGAAGCAACCGGTTACGGTTTATTATACTTCACAAACGCAATGTTAAAAGCTAATGATATTGATATTGCAGGAAAAACCATCCTTGTTTCCGGTGCAGGTAACGTAGCAATCTACGCTATCGAAAAAGCACAACAATTAGGTGGTAAACCTGTAACCTGTTCCGATTCCACCGGTTGGATTTACGACCCAGAAGGAATCGATGTAGCATTACTCAAAGAAGTAAAAGAAGTAAAACGTGAAAGATTAACTGCTTATGCTGAAGCAAGACCATCCGCTGAATACCACGAAGGTAAAGGTGTATGGACTGTAAAAGCTGACATCGCTCTACCATGTGCAACCCAAAACGAGTTACAATTAGAAGATGCTAAAAACTTAGTTGCTAACGGTATTGTAGCAGTTGCAGAAGGAGCAAACATGCCAACCACAATCGAAGCTACCGAATACTTACAAGAAAACGGTGTATTATTCGCACCAGGTAAAGCTTCCAACGCTGGTGGAGTAGCAACTTCCGCACTTGAAATGTCACAAAACTCACAAAGATTATCCTGGACATTCGAAGAAGTAGATTCCAGATTACAAGGAATTATGGAAAACATCTTCGCAAATGTTGCTGAAGCTGCTGCTGAATATGACATGGACAAAAACTATGTTGCAGGAGCTAACATCGCAGGATTCAAGAAAGTAGTTGACGCAATGAACGCACAAGGAATCGTATAG
- the prf1 gene encoding peptide chain release factor aRF-1 — MASVSSKELYEFKKTIKELSNKRGRGTELVSVYIPPSKQLSDVGKHMRDEMGQSANIKSKQTRKNVQSAIAVILESIKLYRQPPENGLVLFVGMIPKGGPGTEKMEKYVLEPPEPVQTYWYKCNNEFFLEPLEYMIEEHDVYGVAVIDRNEATYGTLKGKKETILGHLTSGVPGKHKAGGQSQRRFDRVIEDLAHQFLKRIGEHMNEAYLPLKDDLKGIILGGPGFTKKDFYDGDYLQYELKDKVISIVDTSYTGEEGIREVITKSADDLENLDVMHEKKLVQRFIKELIKEKGLASYGEDEVRRNLIMGAVDVLLLSEDLSSMRKKFVCQGCGHEENITVKSQAEADNLHKKCPNCGENLKEQESIDLDDEFVELAEEMNTDVEFISTETEEGMQIFRAFGGIAAVLRYYVDY; from the coding sequence ATGGCTAGCGTATCATCAAAAGAATTATATGAATTTAAAAAGACAATAAAAGAATTATCAAATAAAAGAGGCAGAGGTACCGAGCTTGTTTCCGTTTACATTCCACCATCAAAGCAACTGAGTGATGTTGGTAAGCACATGAGAGATGAAATGGGTCAGAGTGCTAACATCAAGAGTAAACAAACAAGGAAAAATGTACAGTCTGCAATTGCGGTTATTTTGGAAAGTATCAAGTTATACAGACAACCTCCTGAAAACGGTTTGGTATTGTTTGTGGGTATGATTCCTAAAGGAGGTCCGGGTACAGAAAAGATGGAAAAATATGTTCTCGAACCACCTGAACCTGTCCAGACCTATTGGTATAAGTGTAACAATGAGTTCTTCCTCGAGCCATTGGAGTACATGATTGAGGAGCATGACGTTTACGGTGTTGCCGTTATCGACAGAAACGAAGCTACCTACGGTACTTTAAAAGGTAAAAAGGAAACAATTCTTGGACATTTAACCAGTGGTGTTCCGGGTAAGCATAAGGCAGGGGGTCAATCCCAAAGAAGGTTTGACCGTGTTATTGAGGATCTTGCTCACCAATTCCTTAAACGTATCGGGGAACATATGAATGAGGCATATCTTCCTCTCAAGGACGATTTGAAAGGTATCATTCTCGGTGGACCTGGTTTTACCAAAAAAGATTTCTATGATGGGGATTACCTTCAGTATGAACTCAAAGACAAGGTCATATCCATTGTTGACACATCATACACCGGTGAGGAAGGTATTCGTGAGGTAATTACAAAATCCGCTGATGATTTGGAAAACCTTGACGTAATGCATGAGAAGAAACTCGTTCAAAGGTTCATCAAGGAACTTATCAAGGAGAAAGGCCTTGCTTCCTATGGTGAGGATGAGGTCAGAAGAAACCTCATTATGGGTGCGGTTGATGTGTTGCTTTTATCCGAAGACCTCTCAAGCATGCGTAAGAAATTCGTTTGCCAGGGATGCGGTCATGAGGAAAACATCACTGTCAAGTCCCAGGCTGAAGCCGACAACCTTCACAAAAAATGCCCTAACTGTGGTGAAAATTTAAAAGAACAGGAATCCATTGATTTGGATGATGAGTTTGTTGAACTTGCTGAAGAGATGAATACTGATGTTGAGTTCATTTCTACTGAAACTGAAGAGGGTATGCAAATATTCAGAGCTTTCGGTGGAATAGCTGCAGTCTTAAGGTATTATGTTGATTACTGA
- a CDS encoding zinc ribbon domain-containing protein — MMRRCPQCGSTTDDMYGFCIKCGYEFQKIETNEDTCPLCGFHNPQEADYCVKCGTPLIFKQQFKGDPNSNMNPIVIKKEISNNADNYRQSSTSKWLIVFGYIFSILGGILGLLIAIYLSTRKDPVARKHGHIQLAIFIFYVTLIAIMYLTGNIPADALTQYRQMLSGNITSP; from the coding sequence ATGATGAGAAGATGCCCACAATGTGGTAGTACAACAGACGACATGTATGGTTTTTGTATAAAATGCGGATACGAGTTTCAAAAAATCGAAACTAACGAGGACACCTGTCCACTATGCGGATTTCACAATCCTCAAGAGGCAGACTACTGTGTGAAATGCGGAACACCCCTAATTTTTAAACAACAGTTCAAGGGCGACCCAAACAGCAATATGAATCCTATCGTTATCAAAAAAGAGATTTCAAACAACGCTGATAACTACAGACAGTCCTCAACAAGCAAATGGCTCATAGTATTCGGTTATATCTTCTCAATCCTTGGAGGCATTCTTGGTCTGCTTATTGCAATATACCTGTCAACACGCAAGGATCCCGTTGCAAGAAAACATGGACATATCCAACTGGCCATTTTCATATTCTATGTTACACTGATTGCGATAATGTACCTAACAGGAAACATTCCGGCTGATGCATTAACCCAATACCGTCAGATGCTTTCAGGAAACATTACTTCTCCTTAA
- the tuf gene encoding translation elongation factor EF-1 subunit alpha: GAIAEQQLDDGENKFRFVMDKLGEERERGVTIDLAHQKFSTKKYDYTVVDCPGHRDFVKNMITGASQADAGVLVVAADDGVMPQTKEHVFLSKTLGINQLIVAINKIDLVDYSEDKYNELKEEVSNLIKTVGFNPADVPFIPLSAFEGDNIKEASPNTSWYKGDSLIDALDKLTPPEKPTDLPLRIPIQDVYSITGVGTVPVGRVETGVMKKGENVIFEPAGASGEVKSIEMHHEQFEIAEPGDNIGFNVRGVGKNDIRRGDVAGHTDAAPTVAKEFDAQIVVLQHPGVITVGYTPVFHCHTSQVACTFLELSKKLNPATGAVDEENPDFLKTGNAAIVKIKPTKPMCLENAKEIPQMGRFAIRDMGQTVAAGLCLNITPAK; this comes from the coding sequence TGGTGCAATCGCTGAACAACAATTAGATGACGGAGAAAACAAATTCAGATTTGTTATGGACAAATTAGGAGAAGAAAGAGAAAGAGGAGTAACTATCGACTTAGCTCACCAAAAATTCTCCACCAAAAAATACGACTACACTGTAGTAGACTGTCCTGGACACAGAGACTTCGTTAAAAACATGATCACCGGTGCTTCCCAAGCAGACGCTGGTGTATTAGTAGTTGCAGCAGACGACGGTGTAATGCCTCAAACCAAAGAACACGTGTTCTTATCAAAAACTTTAGGTATCAACCAATTAATCGTTGCTATCAACAAAATCGACTTAGTTGATTACTCAGAAGACAAATACAACGAATTAAAAGAAGAAGTTTCAAACTTAATCAAAACCGTAGGTTTCAACCCTGCTGACGTACCTTTCATCCCATTATCTGCATTTGAAGGGGACAACATTAAAGAAGCATCTCCTAACACCTCCTGGTATAAAGGTGACTCTTTAATTGACGCTTTAGACAAATTAACTCCACCTGAAAAACCTACTGACTTACCTTTAAGAATTCCTATCCAAGACGTTTACTCAATCACTGGTGTAGGAACCGTACCTGTAGGAAGAGTAGAAACTGGTGTAATGAAAAAAGGAGAAAATGTTATCTTTGAACCAGCAGGAGCTTCCGGAGAAGTTAAATCTATCGAAATGCACCACGAACAATTCGAAATCGCTGAACCTGGTGACAACATCGGATTCAACGTAAGAGGTGTAGGTAAAAACGATATCAGAAGAGGAGACGTAGCTGGTCACACTGACGCTGCTCCTACCGTAGCAAAAGAATTCGATGCACAAATTGTTGTTTTACAACACCCTGGTGTAATCACCGTTGGATACACTCCTGTATTCCACTGTCACACTTCCCAAGTAGCATGTACTTTCTTAGAATTATCTAAAAAATTAAACCCTGCTACTGGTGCTGTTGACGAAGAAAACCCTGACTTCTTAAAAACCGGTAACGCAGCTATTGTTAAAATTAAACCTACCAAACCAATGTGTCTCGAAAACGCAAAAGAAATCCCACAAATGGGTAGATTTGCTATCAGAGATATGGGTCAAACTGTTGCAGCAGGTTTATGTCTTAACATTACCCCAGCAAAATAA
- the dusB gene encoding tRNA dihydrouridine synthase DusB produces the protein MKWKIGNVKIDNQVVLAPMAGITDSAFRRIAKEMGCGLLSTEMVSDKALMYDNWKTKEMLYMTEYERPISQQIFGAGVESFKIASAYIEENMKPDIIDINMGCPVTKVAVKAKAGSALLKDPQKVSDIVSAVVDTVDLPVTVKIRSGWDNRCINALEIAKIIEDCGASAITIHPRTREDRYGVKAKWSIIKEIKDNVSIPVIGNGDIFTCYDAKRMLDETGCDAIMIGRGVLGNPWLIKQCIEYLDNGTEPEKVSLVEKIEMLKKHTEYLSEIRPEKVAVHKMRTHAAYYLKGQYRSVEIKPKLFKMNSKEELFALLDEYVEMVAY, from the coding sequence ATGAAATGGAAAATTGGAAATGTGAAGATAGACAATCAGGTGGTCCTTGCACCTATGGCAGGAATTACAGATTCCGCATTCAGAAGAATTGCCAAGGAAATGGGATGCGGACTGTTGTCTACTGAAATGGTGTCAGACAAGGCATTGATGTATGACAACTGGAAAACAAAGGAAATGCTTTACATGACAGAGTATGAAAGGCCAATTTCCCAACAGATTTTTGGAGCGGGCGTCGAATCGTTCAAGATAGCTTCAGCATACATTGAAGAGAACATGAAGCCTGACATCATCGACATCAATATGGGATGTCCCGTGACAAAGGTTGCAGTAAAGGCAAAGGCAGGAAGTGCACTTTTAAAGGATCCGCAAAAGGTTTCAGACATCGTCAGTGCGGTTGTGGATACCGTTGATTTGCCAGTGACCGTCAAGATCAGAAGCGGATGGGACAACCGTTGCATAAATGCACTGGAAATCGCAAAAATCATTGAGGACTGCGGAGCTTCAGCAATAACCATCCATCCGCGTACACGTGAGGACAGATACGGCGTCAAGGCAAAGTGGTCAATCATTAAAGAGATAAAGGACAACGTGTCAATACCGGTAATCGGCAACGGAGACATATTCACATGCTATGACGCTAAAAGGATGCTGGATGAAACAGGTTGTGATGCAATAATGATCGGTCGGGGCGTGCTTGGAAATCCGTGGCTGATTAAACAGTGCATCGAATATTTGGACAATGGAACCGAGCCCGAAAAGGTGTCACTGGTTGAAAAAATTGAAATGCTTAAAAAGCATACAGAGTATCTCAGTGAAATCAGACCTGAAAAGGTTGCAGTCCACAAGATGAGGACACATGCCGCATACTACCTTAAGGGACAGTACCGCAGTGTGGAAATAAAGCCAAAACTCTTTAAAATGAATTCCAAAGAGGAACTCTTTGCACTTCTTGACGAGTATGTTGAGATGGTTGCATATTAA
- a CDS encoding UPF0146 family protein, which translates to MWDDFAEYILNEVGDDTVKIAEIGVGKFDKIAETLSNRENITIIKTDIIPKDSTVIKDDITNPNLELYEDVDIIYSIRPPSELQPHLVDLARKIDSQLIIKPLTNEDLNTPKANMKLKNYNRASFYILK; encoded by the coding sequence ATGTGGGACGATTTTGCTGAGTACATCTTAAATGAAGTTGGAGACGATACCGTCAAGATTGCGGAAATTGGTGTGGGAAAATTCGATAAGATCGCTGAAACACTATCCAATAGAGAAAATATCACTATAATCAAAACGGACATTATCCCAAAAGACTCGACTGTAATCAAGGATGACATCACAAATCCGAATCTGGAACTGTATGAGGACGTCGACATCATCTATTCAATAAGACCTCCAAGCGAGCTTCAGCCCCATCTGGTTGACCTTGCAAGAAAAATTGATTCCCAACTGATTATTAAACCGTTGACAAATGAGGATTTGAACACTCCAAAAGCCAATATGAAATTAAAAAATTACAATAGAGCAAGTTTCTATATTCTAAAGTGA
- the rpsJ gene encoding 30S ribosomal protein S10: MNQARIKLTGTDPEKLAYVCDQLKKIAERTGVDLSGPIPLPTKKLVVPTRKSPDGEGKASWEKWELRIHKRLIGIGADERAMRQVMKVNVPDNVSIEIELKG; encoded by the coding sequence ATGAATCAAGCAAGAATTAAGCTTACTGGAACTGACCCAGAAAAATTAGCATACGTATGCGATCAACTTAAAAAAATTGCTGAAAGAACTGGTGTTGACTTATCTGGTCCTATTCCATTACCTACTAAAAAATTAGTAGTACCTACAAGAAAATCTCCAGATGGAGAAGGTAAAGCTTCTTGGGAAAAATGGGAACTCAGAATTCATAAACGTTTAATCGGTATTGGAGCTGATGAACGTGCTATGAGACAAGTCATGAAAGTTAACGTTCCTGATAATGTAAGTATTGAAATTGAACTTAAAGGATAA
- a CDS encoding calcium-translocating P-type ATPase, PMCA-type yields the protein MDNSNGLTATEVTKRQEKYGPNKLDEKKPTPLVILFLSQFVDILIGLLLVAAVAAYALGDVIDACVIVLAVLLNVIMGFIQEYRSRKAMESLKNLIVKTAVVKRDGEIQEINSEELTVDDIVILEEGSKVPADLTLIEVNDLSCDESSLTGESEAIRKEADDEVYMDSNVISGNGVGIVKSIGMQTEIGKIAQIVQEDDEDTPLKTKVGNLGKTLSLIAIVVCIAIFILELFKGIPLVETFMTAVSLAVAAIPEGLPAVLTLTLALGMSQMAKSDALVRKLLSVETLGSCTIICSDKTGTLTENRMTVVESFFTNESKTLEIGKLCNNAVIRNGEVIGDQTDGAILKFSNSSKIDLERIDEIPLDSNRKMMTTIHILNKESNIILTKGAPEIILDKCKHVDNDGSIEILDAETKEMIIKKIDEMSDRALRVIGFAYKTEDEHDPEENLIFTGLMGLMDPPKEGAKEAVSDCLKAGIKVKMITGDYEKTAQAIAKELGILTTGKTITGEELSKLTKEEYLKIADDIQVYARVKPTQKMRIVEALKESDNVVAMTGDGVNDAPALKKASIGVAMGDGTDVAKESADMILQNNDFTTIVKAIREGRKIYDNIKRFVKFQVSTNVGAILTIVGTSLLNLPLPFNPVQLLWLNIVMDGPPAQTLGVEGAERDLMERPPETGDILTKKTMTEILLSGLVMAIGTIAVFLYQLNISHSEQKAMTVAFTLFVMYQLFNAYNRKANSESSSKYLYLAILLSFVLQVLIIYIPQLQIIFRTTSINLVDWVMIIIVSFTIVIADKLMNKVIK from the coding sequence ATGGATAATTCTAATGGATTAACAGCAACGGAAGTTACAAAAAGACAGGAAAAGTACGGCCCGAACAAGCTTGATGAAAAAAAGCCAACACCATTAGTCATACTGTTTCTATCCCAATTTGTCGACATCCTGATAGGACTTCTCTTGGTTGCTGCCGTTGCGGCATATGCCCTCGGGGACGTAATTGATGCCTGTGTAATCGTTCTGGCAGTATTATTAAATGTCATAATGGGATTCATTCAGGAATACCGATCAAGAAAAGCAATGGAAAGCCTTAAAAATCTAATAGTAAAGACTGCCGTTGTAAAAAGGGATGGCGAAATCCAGGAGATTAATTCTGAAGAGTTAACCGTTGACGACATTGTAATTTTAGAGGAAGGAAGCAAGGTCCCTGCCGACTTGACACTGATTGAAGTAAATGACCTGAGCTGTGATGAATCATCCCTCACCGGAGAGTCAGAGGCAATCAGAAAAGAAGCAGATGATGAAGTATATATGGACTCAAATGTCATTTCCGGTAACGGAGTTGGAATTGTCAAAAGCATTGGAATGCAGACAGAAATCGGTAAAATTGCCCAGATTGTCCAGGAAGATGACGAGGATACCCCTCTTAAAACCAAGGTAGGCAATCTCGGAAAGACACTGTCATTAATTGCAATCGTCGTTTGTATTGCCATTTTCATACTGGAACTGTTTAAAGGAATTCCACTGGTTGAAACATTTATGACCGCAGTTTCACTGGCCGTTGCTGCAATACCTGAAGGCTTGCCTGCAGTTTTAACATTGACACTGGCACTTGGAATGTCCCAGATGGCAAAATCCGATGCACTGGTTAGAAAATTGCTGTCCGTTGAAACCTTAGGTTCCTGTACAATCATATGCAGTGACAAGACAGGTACACTGACCGAAAACAGGATGACCGTGGTTGAAAGTTTCTTCACAAACGAGTCAAAAACATTGGAGATTGGAAAACTCTGTAACAATGCAGTCATCAGAAACGGAGAGGTTATTGGTGACCAGACTGACGGTGCGATTTTAAAATTCTCAAACAGCTCAAAAATTGACCTTGAAAGAATCGATGAAATTCCACTTGACAGTAATCGTAAAATGATGACTACCATACATATCCTAAACAAGGAAAGTAATATCATTTTAACAAAAGGCGCTCCTGAAATAATTCTAGACAAATGTAAACATGTAGATAATGATGGAAGTATTGAAATTCTTGATGCTGAAACCAAGGAAATGATAATTAAAAAAATTGACGAAATGAGTGACAGGGCATTGAGGGTAATCGGTTTTGCATACAAGACAGAGGACGAACATGACCCTGAGGAAAACCTTATTTTCACAGGATTGATGGGACTGATGGATCCTCCAAAAGAAGGTGCAAAGGAAGCCGTAAGTGACTGTTTAAAGGCAGGAATCAAAGTAAAAATGATTACCGGAGACTATGAAAAAACAGCCCAGGCAATTGCAAAAGAATTGGGAATACTCACAACAGGAAAAACAATTACCGGAGAAGAACTGAGCAAGCTCACAAAAGAGGAATACCTGAAAATTGCAGATGACATCCAGGTTTATGCAAGGGTAAAGCCTACACAAAAAATGAGAATTGTGGAGGCACTTAAAGAATCAGACAATGTCGTTGCAATGACCGGAGACGGTGTTAATGATGCACCCGCACTTAAAAAGGCATCAATAGGTGTTGCCATGGGTGACGGTACAGATGTTGCAAAAGAGTCTGCAGACATGATTTTACAGAACAACGACTTTACAACAATAGTGAAAGCGATCAGGGAAGGACGTAAAATCTATGACAACATCAAAAGGTTCGTCAAGTTCCAGGTTTCAACAAATGTGGGAGCAATACTGACAATTGTCGGAACTTCACTATTGAATCTGCCTTTACCATTCAATCCGGTACAGCTTTTATGGTTGAACATTGTAATGGACGGCCCTCCTGCACAGACACTTGGTGTTGAAGGGGCGGAAAGGGATTTGATGGAACGCCCACCGGAAACAGGAGATATCCTAACCAAAAAGACCATGACAGAAATATTGCTTTCAGGTCTTGTAATGGCCATTGGAACAATTGCAGTGTTCCTGTACCAATTAAACATTTCACATTCAGAGCAGAAGGCGATGACAGTTGCATTTACATTATTCGTAATGTATCAGCTTTTCAATGCATACAACAGAAAGGCCAATTCCGAAAGCTCAAGCAAATACCTGTATCTTGCAATTCTCCTTTCATTTGTACTTCAGGTGTTAATCATATATATTCCTCAATTACAAATTATATTTAGAACAACATCAATCAATTTGGTTGATTGGGTGATGATTATAATCGTATCATTTACTATAGTCATTGCAGATAAATTGATGAATAAAGTGATAAAATGA
- a CDS encoding GNAT family N-acetyltransferase, with the protein MIIRKFTPNDLKRVHEIESMSFNQSYGIDVFLGLYDMGVGFLVAEEDGYVIGYVIFWIKYENQGHIISIAVDKNYRRHKAGTELLIKAIGILSMLKIDAIYLEVNENNTEAIEFYKTFNFKVDRVVPGYYEDGDAAIIMYLPLRRSNVS; encoded by the coding sequence ATGATTATTCGAAAGTTCACTCCCAACGATTTAAAAAGAGTTCATGAAATAGAAAGCATGTCCTTTAACCAGTCCTATGGAATCGATGTATTTCTGGGTTTGTATGATATGGGTGTGGGCTTTCTTGTGGCTGAAGAGGATGGCTATGTAATAGGGTATGTCATTTTCTGGATAAAATATGAAAATCAGGGCCACATCATCTCAATTGCCGTTGATAAAAACTACCGTCGCCATAAGGCAGGAACAGAACTTTTAATTAAGGCAATCGGCATTCTCTCAATGCTAAAAATAGATGCAATATATCTGGAAGTCAATGAAAACAACACTGAAGCGATCGAATTTTACAAGACATTCAACTTCAAGGTGGACAGGGTTGTTCCGGGATATTATGAGGATGGTGATGCGGCTATAATTATGTATCTGCCGTTAAGGAGAAGTAATGTTTCCTGA